From the genome of Nicotiana sylvestris chromosome 2, ASM39365v2, whole genome shotgun sequence, one region includes:
- the LOC138885350 gene encoding uncharacterized protein, translating to MDPLKYIFQKPMPIGKLAKWQILLSEFDIVYITQKAVKGQVLADHLVENPMGGEYEPLETYFPDEEVSFVGEDITETYDGWRMFFDRAANFKGVGIGAILVSKTDQHYLVSAKLRFSCTNNMAEYEACILVLNMVVDMNIQELLVIGDSDLLVHQPAYYAHIEEETDGKPSFHDIKEYLTKGEYLEHANHNQKCTLRILSNHFFHSGGNLYRITHYLGLLRCVNAKEASKQLEDIHAGTCDPHIIGFVLAKKILRAEAASYKAVTKKVVVDFVKDRIICRFRVTESIVTDNAANLNSDKKKALCETFKIKHKGETDVLMLKKKHMKSLGSMTSKSACRYDKSAAKRAQCNKLTLAIRRLGNGCHRPIEPITSNGHKFILVAIDYFTKWIEATSYKAITKKVVADFVKDRIVCRFGVLEPIVTNNAANLNSDLMKAMCETFKIKYKNSTAYRPQMNGAAEAANKNIKKILRKMVENHKQWHEKLSFALLGYRTTLYQNRMSRAFNKRVKPTQFAPGHLVLKKIFLHQDEAKGKFSPNWKGPFMVHRVLTGRALILTEMDGEIWPKPINSDAVKRYYT from the exons atggatcctttgaaatatatatttcagaaacccatgccaatTGGGAAGTTAGCTAAGTGGCAaatactgttgagtgagtttgatatcgtctacataactcaaaaggcggtcaaaggtcaagtattggcagatcatcttgttGAAAACCcaatgggaggagaatacgaacccttggaaacatattttcctgatgaagaagtgtcgtttgtaggggaagacattaccgaaacatacgatggttggaggatgttctttgacagagctgcaaatttcaaaggagtgggcattggagcaattTTGGTATCAAAAACCGAtcaacattatctggtatctgctaaactcagattttcctgcaccaacaacatggcagaatatgaagcatgCATACTAGTACTCAACATGGTagtcgacatgaatattcaggagctgttggtaattggtgattcagatttgcttgtgcaccag ccggcgtATTATGCTcatattgaagaagaaacagatggtaAACCTtcgttccatgacatcaaggagtatttgacgaaaggagagtatctggagcatgcaaaccacaatcagaaatgcacactccggatattgtccaatcacttcttccacagtggaggaaacttgtacagaataACTCAttatttgggattgctgagatgtgtcaacgcaaaggaagcttctaagcaacttgaggatatacatgctgggacctgcgacCCGCATATTattggttttgtcttagccaagaagatactcagggctg aggctgcatcttacaaagctgtgaccaagaaagtcgtcgtagATTTTGTAAAAGATCGTATTATTTGCCGATTCAGAGTTaccgagtccattgttactgataatgctgccaatctcaacagtgataaAAAGAAAGCcctatgtgaaactttcaaaatcaagcacaagggAGAAACAgatgtgctcatgttgaagaagaaacatatgaaaagccttggttccatgacatcaaaga gtgcatgccgatatgataaaagtgctgccaaacgagctcaatgcaacaagctcaccttggccattcgccgcctggggaatggatgtcatcgtcCGATTGAGCCCATTacttcaaatgggcacaagtttattctggtagccattgattacttcacaaaatggatagaggctacatcttacaaagctataacaaagaaagtcgtcgcagattttgtcaaagatcgtattgtttgccgatttggaGTTCTCGAGCCCATTGTTACTAataatgctgccaatctcaacagtgatttgatgaaagccatgtgtgaaactttcaaaatcaagtacaagaattccacagcctatagacctcagatgaatggagccgcaGAAGccgcaaacaaaaacatcaagaagatactaaggaagatggtagaaaaccacaaacaatggcatgagaagctctcatttgctttgttgggataccgcaccacg ctttatcagaatagaatgtccagagctttcaacaaaagggtcaaaccaacgCAATTTGCGCCAGGACATCTggtactgaagaagatcttcctacatcaagatgaagccaaagggaaattctctcccaactggaaaggtccTTTCATGGTCCATAGGGTGCTGACAGGAAGAGCACTTATACTcacagaaatggatggagaaatttggccaaaaccaatcaattcagacgcagtcaagagatactatacttag